GCTTTGGGTGCTAAGTGGGATAAATCTGTTAAGAGTTGGTATATTTCAGGTGTTGTAACTAATGAAATGAAGAAGTGGTTGCCAGAAAATAACCCTGTGCAACAAGATCCTGCATTATCTCCAAGAGAAGAGTTTTCTATTTTTATGAAGGATATGGGATTAGTTGTATCTGGCGAACATCCAATTATGGATGGTAAATTACATAGAGTTAGA
The DNA window shown above is from Phocoenobacter uteri and carries:
- a CDS encoding DUF5710 domain-containing protein, whose protein sequence is MGAKWDKSVKSWYISGVVTNEMKKWLPENNPVQQDPALSPREEFSIFMKDMGLVVSGEHPIMDGKLHRVR